In one window of Vibrio sp. DW001 DNA:
- a CDS encoding helix-turn-helix domain-containing protein produces the protein MQQEKKFTIAIFNYPFALKSAVYGLEDVFQMANTVCERQSINVCFQVTIVTQHSLPNDQYDVVVLPPCTDQSYCLSPDQEDIDWINEAHNRRTLIASTCAGAFILAAAGLLENQVVTTHWGLEQSFRERYPHIELDINKIIINQGDIITAGGMMSWVDLGLEIISQLASPLVMRQLGKMLVVDTGEREQRFYKQFSPSFSHGDRTIVNVQHKIHQAYDKPMTVVGLADEFSITVRTLQRQFLKLTGLSPNQYLQRVRVQNACELLENSNHSFELIATMVGYEDISACRKVFVKIMGLTPRAFRQRFSAVLTMSDKT, from the coding sequence ATGCAGCAAGAAAAAAAATTCACGATCGCCATTTTTAACTACCCATTTGCTTTAAAGTCGGCGGTGTATGGGTTAGAAGATGTGTTTCAAATGGCAAATACTGTGTGTGAAAGACAGAGTATTAATGTTTGCTTTCAGGTGACAATTGTCACCCAACACAGCTTGCCTAATGATCAATATGATGTGGTGGTTCTGCCTCCATGTACCGATCAATCTTACTGCTTGTCTCCTGACCAAGAAGATATTGATTGGATAAATGAAGCACACAATAGAAGGACTTTGATAGCTTCGACCTGTGCGGGGGCATTCATTTTAGCGGCGGCAGGTTTGTTGGAAAATCAGGTAGTAACAACACATTGGGGATTAGAGCAGAGCTTTCGAGAGCGATACCCACATATTGAATTGGACATTAATAAGATAATCATTAACCAAGGCGATATTATTACTGCAGGCGGTATGATGTCATGGGTAGACCTTGGCCTAGAAATCATTTCACAATTGGCTTCACCGCTCGTAATGCGTCAATTAGGTAAAATGTTGGTGGTCGATACTGGCGAGAGAGAGCAGCGATTCTATAAACAATTTTCTCCTTCTTTTAGTCATGGCGATCGGACGATCGTGAATGTTCAACATAAAATTCATCAGGCTTACGATAAGCCAATGACGGTGGTCGGGTTAGCGGATGAATTTAGTATCACCGTTCGAACGTTACAACGGCAGTTTCTTAAGTTGACAGGCTTGTCTCCAAATCAATATCTGCAGCGTGTAAGGGTTCAAAATGCATGCGAATTACTTGAAAATTCTAATCACTCTTTCGAACTCATCGCGACAATGGTTGGTTATGAAGACATTAGTGCCTGTCGAAAGGTGTTTGTTAAAATAATGGGACTAACCCCTAGGGCATTTAGACAGCGGTTTTCAGCGGTATTGACTATGTCGGATAAAACTTAG
- a CDS encoding cysteine hydrolase family protein: MNQKALIVIDLQYDYFPEGKFPLWNTEQTLINVKSSINKANSLSIPVIHVQHIADPARGISPFFNNGTIGAEIHREVIGVAPTSDVVIKHFADAFFKTHLEEALNKYGVDELLICGMMTQNCVTHTAISKSAEKYRVSILSDACTTTDEMIHNIALHAISNRVELLSFEQAF; this comes from the coding sequence ATGAACCAGAAAGCACTTATCGTTATCGACCTACAATACGATTATTTTCCTGAAGGAAAATTCCCTCTTTGGAATACCGAACAAACCTTGATAAATGTAAAGTCGTCGATAAATAAAGCGAACTCTCTTTCCATACCCGTTATTCACGTACAACATATTGCTGACCCTGCTAGGGGGATCTCACCATTTTTTAATAACGGAACCATCGGTGCGGAAATTCACAGAGAGGTTATCGGCGTTGCGCCTACCAGCGATGTTGTCATAAAGCATTTCGCCGACGCATTCTTTAAGACCCACCTTGAAGAGGCACTGAATAAGTATGGGGTAGACGAACTGCTGATCTGTGGAATGATGACCCAGAACTGTGTCACCCACACGGCTATATCTAAGTCTGCAGAAAAATACAGGGTTTCTATATTGAGTGATGCTTGTACGACGACAGATGAAATGATCCACAACATAGCACTTCACGCCATTTCAAACCGAGTGGAATTACTTTCGTTTGAACAGGCCTTCTAA
- a CDS encoding AraC family transcriptional regulator: protein MKKDVSASFKQSTLLGWIELREARGSRACYESHSHDEFSFGMVTEGRAKYHNRQHTYQIGKGDIVTINPAEVHSCNPESGLWSYSMLFANVREMGQAQREVLRCAIGSYLPFNNNLERNTQVQATFKALLTAVRNEHDVLYAQVCLYEFIENCWLDKMPHYDEMSVPEPTLNRIKEKLFDEISDVHQLETLANEAGMSRYQLLRAFKKQYGLPPHAYLIDEKIKRSKTMLKSGQAISDIALQLGFSDQAHFQRQFKKKLAVTPKYYQSHFVEK, encoded by the coding sequence ATGAAAAAAGACGTCAGCGCAAGCTTTAAGCAAAGCACCTTACTCGGTTGGATAGAGTTACGAGAGGCAAGGGGAAGTCGCGCATGCTACGAGTCGCATTCTCATGACGAATTTTCGTTCGGAATGGTGACTGAAGGGCGAGCAAAATACCACAATAGACAACATACCTACCAAATAGGCAAAGGTGACATTGTCACAATAAATCCGGCTGAAGTGCATTCTTGCAATCCCGAATCTGGGTTATGGTCGTACAGCATGCTTTTTGCTAATGTCCGCGAGATGGGACAGGCGCAACGAGAAGTTTTGCGGTGTGCTATTGGAAGTTATCTACCGTTCAACAATAACTTAGAGCGAAATACGCAAGTTCAGGCCACATTTAAAGCGCTGTTAACCGCGGTTCGAAATGAGCATGACGTGCTGTATGCACAAGTCTGCCTATATGAATTCATAGAAAATTGCTGGTTGGATAAGATGCCACATTATGATGAAATGTCTGTCCCTGAACCGACTCTAAACCGTATAAAGGAGAAACTGTTTGACGAGATTAGTGACGTGCATCAGCTAGAAACGCTTGCCAATGAAGCGGGTATGAGTCGGTACCAATTACTTAGAGCGTTTAAGAAACAATATGGTCTACCGCCTCATGCGTATTTGATTGATGAGAAAATTAAGCGCTCAAAAACCATGCTTAAATCTGGGCAAGCTATTTCAGATATCGCATTGCAATTGGGTTTTTCAGATCAAGCCCACTTCCAGAGACAATTTAAAAAGAAGCTGGCAGTAACACCAAAATATTATCAGTCACATTTTGTGGAAAAATAG